Genomic DNA from Bacteroidetes Order II. bacterium:
CATTGGGATTGAAGTTACCTCTTTTCCCAATATGCCCCAAATGGTGGTGAACCGCCCTTTCCTTTTTGTCATTCGTGAAAAGTCTTCCGGAACCATCTTATTTCTCGGCCAGATACAAGATCCCACACGCTAAAATGGTACGGTGGATGATCATGGCACGTTTCGGATAGAGACGTGCCATTTTTTATGGTGGTTTGCCCCTTTAAACGAAGCAGTCACAAAAAATATCGTGGCCCACCTACTTTACTGCTACCATACTTACCGGATGAGAATCCTTTCAACAAACGGCCCAGCCACCTTCATTTCCACTTTTTCTTCCCATGCCTTTTTTTTCTTTCTACTTGAAAACAATAACGTGTTAAATCCAACGTTTATGAGGTAATGATTGCGCAATCTGTCCATTTTTTCACCCAAAACCATAATAAAATGGCAGAAACAGCCTTGCGCCCTGACAAAAAATCCAATCGGCGCTCAAAAAAACACTCCACTTATATTGACTTCACGCCAATGGTGGACTTGGCCTTTATCCTCATTTCATTTTTTATGCTTACAACCACTCTGGCTGAAGCAAAAATGATGGAATTAATTGCCCCGAAAAAAGCTACCGAGGAAATGACCCCCATTGATATCGCGGTTAGCCATTCGTTATCTCTCCTTTTACTCAGCGATAACCGCGTGGCCTTTCACGCTGAACC
This window encodes:
- a CDS encoding biopolymer transporter ExbD, whose product is MAETALRPDKKSNRRSKKHSTYIDFTPMVDLAFILISFFMLTTTLAEAKMMELIAPKKATEEMTPIDIAVSHSLSLLLLSDNRVAFHAEPTNEFKIEKANFTTFSSDGLRKVLRDKKQEVTQKAGKDQNLVVLIKPTSASSYKNLVDVIDELNIANIRRYALMDPDASEVAGIRP